In a genomic window of Brassica rapa cultivar Chiifu-401-42 chromosome A10, CAAS_Brap_v3.01, whole genome shotgun sequence:
- the LOC103846824 gene encoding cyclin-dependent kinase C-1: MAVADDGKLNIEEHPPLWGSRSVDCFEKLEQIGEGTYGQVYMAKDIKTGEIVALKKIRMDNEKEGFPITAIREIKILKKLHHENVVELKEIVTSPGRDTDDQGKPDNNKYKGGIYMVFEYMDHDLTGLADRPGLRFTIPQIKCYMRQLLTGLHYCHAHQILHRDIKGSNLLIDNEGQLKLADFGLARMYSQDHSGNLTNRVITLWYRPPELLLGATKYGPAIDMWSVGCIFAELLYAKPILPGKNENEQLSKIFELCGSPDENNWPGVSKMPWFNNFKPSRPLKRRVREFFGQYQVFDRHALELLDKMLVLDPSQRITAKDALDAEYFWTDPLPCDPKSLPTYEASHEFQTKKKRQEQRQREEAAKRQKLQHPHQQHSRLPPLQHGGQSHAAAPHWPAHPTNNAPPQVPAGPSHHYYGKPRGPPGPNRYPPSGNQSRGYNQSRGGYSSSGSYHQQGRGAHYVGVGPRGPSGGAYGVGPPNYTQSGQHGGSGRGQNPMGGSRNQQYGWQQ; this comes from the exons ATGGCGGTGGCAGATGACGGGAAGCTAAACATAGAGGAGCATCCTCCTCTCTGGGGATCTCGCAGCGTCGATTGCTTCGAGAAGCTCGAACAAATCGGCGAAGGAACTTACGG GCAAGTTTACATGGCTAAAGATATCAAAACTGGTGAAATCGTGGCTCTTAAAAAGATCCGTATGGACAATGAAAAAGAAGGG TTTCCTATAACTGCTATCCGGGAGATAAAAATTCTCAAGAAGCTGCATCATGAGAATGTCGTTGAGCTTAAGGAGATTGTCACTTCACCCG GTCGGGACACGGATGACCAAGGAAAGCCAG ATAACAATAAATACAAGGGAGGGATCTATATGGTTTTTGAGTACATGGACCATGATTTGACTGGACTCGCTGATCGTCCTGGACTGAGATTCACTATTCCTCAAATCAAG tgttaCATGAGGCAACTACTCACCGGGCTTCACTACTGTCACGCGCACCAAATTCTCCACCGTGATATAAAAG GCTCGAATCTCCTTATTGACAATGAGGGACAGCTGAAGCTGGCTGATTTTGGGCTTGCAAGGATGTATTCTCAGGATCATTCTGGAAACCTCACTAATCGTGTCATCACCTTGTGGTATAG GCCTCCTGAGTTACTACTCGGGGCCACAAAGTATGGCCCAGCAATTGATATGTGGTCCGTTGGTTGCATATTTGCTGAACTTTTGTATGCAAAACCAATCTTGCCTGGCAAAAATGAG AATGAACAATTGAGCAAGATTTTTGAGCTTTGTGGATCACCTGATGAAAATAATTGGCCTGGGGTTTCCAAGATGCCTTGGTTTAACAATTTTAAGCCATCACGGCCGTTGAAGAGACGCGTGAGAGAGTTCTTCGGACA GTACCAAGTCTTTGATCGCCATGCACTTGAACTACTGGATAAAATGTTGGTTCTTGACCCATCACAG AGAATAACTGCAAAGGATGCTCTTGATGCCGAGTACTTTTGGACTGATCCTCTGCCATGTGACCCAAAGAG TCTACCTACATATGAGGCATCACATGAGTTCCAGACAAAGAAAAAGAGGCAAGAGCAGCGACAAAGAGAGGAAGCAGCAAAAAGACAGAAACTGCAGCATCCACATCAGCAGCACTCTCGCTTGCCTCCATTACAACACGGTGGCCAATCTCACGCTGCTGCTCCACATTGGCCTGCCCATCCTACCAACAACGCACCACCGCAAGTACCTGCTGGACCAAGCCACCACTACTATGGGAAGCCTCGCGGTCCACCTGGTCCAAATCGATACCCTCCTAGCGGAAACCAGAGCAGGGGTTATAATCAGAGCCGAGGAGGTTACAGCAGCAGCGGATCATATCATCAGCAAGGACGGGGAGCTCATTATGTGGGCGTTGGTCCTAGAGGGCCTAGTGGTGGTGCCTACGGGGTTGGACCACCTAACTACACACAAAGTGGTCAGCATGGTGGCTCTGGAAGAGGTCAGAACCCAATGGGTGGTAGTAGAAACCAGCAATATGGATGGCAACAGTAA